The segment GCCCCTGATAATAGTGCCGGCGAGCGGTCAGGTCAGGGCGAATGCGCAGGCCGAGCGGGCGCGAACTGCTGGCGATCAAACTGTCGGTTAGCGTTGCCAACGGTCTTGCTCGTCTAGTTCTCGGTCAGGGCGGCGGACTTTTCGTTCCGATTGCGGAAGCGTTCCAGTTCCGTTTGGGGAACCGGTTGGCGATCGATGTGGACCGTGATGCCGGCGATGTCGCCCGGGGCGAGCGCCCAGTAGCCTTTGTCGGTCTGACGATTCTCGACCACGGCCGAGATGTCGAAGGCGCCGGTCGCGTCGATTTCGGGGCTGACGAAGTTCACGAAGCCCGAGAACTGCTGCATGCCCGACGGGGTGCGAACCGTCACCGTGACCGGGCGGTGGATCAACTGCGACGGATCGTGCTGATCGGCGTCGAGGGTCCCCTCCACTTTCAGCCATTGCAGGCCAATGATGCGGAGCAGCGGATCGCCGGGGCGAACCCATTCGCCTTCCTGACGATAGACTTGCACCACGACGCCGTTGATCGGCGATTCGGTACGGCAGCGATCCATGACCATTTCGGCGCCTTCCATTTCGGCGCGACTTTCGGCGGCGGCGAGCCCGGCGATCTTCTGGTTCATCGCCGCTTGTTCAATTTGCAGAACGGCGCGTTGATAAGCGAGCCACGCTTTGTCGAGCTGGATCTTGCTGATCGTACCGCGGCTTTCCTTGTTGCTTTGTTCGAAAACTTCGTGTTCTTTCAGGGCGACTTCGGCCGCCTTGGTGGCGTAACGAACGTCGATGTCGTTGGCCGCTTCGGTGGTCGCTTTGTCATGACGGAACTTCGCGATCTCCGCTTGCTTAGCGGCGGTTCGATCGTCGATTTGAGCCAGCAGATCGCCGTCGACGACGATGCGGCCGCGATAGGCCGGGATCGTGACGAGCATGCCGGTTTCCTGGGCCGGGACGTTCACCTGATCGAGCAGCGAAACGAGGCAATGATCGACGACGACATCGCCGGCGCTGGAAGGCGACGCGGGAACTTGTCCGACGGCGGCGGCAAGTAAGAGGATGGCGAGGGTCATTCTATCTGTTCCTGAGGATGGTTCGTTTTGAGGAGGGGGAGCGTTTGGGAAGTGCGTCGCTCGCGACTGTTTAGAACAGCAATCGAGATTGGACGAACTCCCAAACCTCGTGCAGCCAGGTGTACCCCAGCGACGCGGTCCCGCAATTGATCTTGGCGGTGGCGGTCGCTCCGGTCCGGAGCTGCGGGATGGCTTCCATCAGCTTCTCTTTGTTGATCGCAACTTTGATCCGCACGATCTGCCCTTCGTCAGGATCCGCTTGGGCGAGCCGCTGGATCTCAATCACTTTTCCTGCCAGTTGCGTCCCCGGCTGGCTGGCCATGATGTAGGTCACGTCCAGGTCTTCGCCCATTTCCTGTTGCGCCTTGACGATGTGCTGGAGACGCTTCTCGGGCATCTTGACTTCCAACACCCAGTCCTGATTCGGATCGACGACGGTCATCAAGATCTGGCCCGGCGACACCGGACGTTGCATGAGCGAGTCGCGGACGTCCCAGCTGACCACTTCACCGGCGATCGGGCTGCGAACTTCGAGGAACTGTTGCTTCTGCGCGAGCAGCGCCATTTGATCGTTGAGTTTGGCGACTTCCATCTCGGCCAGCGCCAAGTCGACCGCCAGTTGACGCTTTTCGTCGTCATCTTTGGCGAAGTTGCGGCGATGGATCAAACCGCGCAGCGACTGCTCCGCTTTCGACTGTTCGCCGACCAGACGCTCGTACTGCATATCCAAGTCGCGATTGCGGAGCTGCGCGACCAGTTGGCCCGCTTCGACGATCTGACCATGTTTGACCGGGACGTCGATCACTTCCCCTTCTTCGCGAACGAAGATGTCTCGCTTTTCGACCGGAGTCAGCGTCGCCGAACCGGACAAGCGAAAGGGAACTTGAATCACGCACAAGGCGACCGCCGCAGCGATCACGGCGACGGTCGCGCCGACCGTTTTGGGCAGGTTGCGAGCTTCGACCAGCACGCGCGACTTGGCGAGCAAACGCCAGAGCGGCGTCAGCGGAATGTTGTTGTAATCGATCGCATTGGCCAAGGCCCGGCAGCTATGCTCCGAGATCAACTCGACCCCTTTGCGGAACTCGGCCTGGTTCGAGCTGTCTTCGATCTGCTCGACGATCAGCGCGCCGAGGATTTCACCTTGGTACTCTCGTTCCTCTTCACCTTCGATTTTCTCTTTGGCGTCGGTCGCATGTTCGGGGCGGCGAAGCGGAATGATCGCGATCGTCTTGGTGTGCGATTCGTCGACGTAATCGTGGACGGCTGTTTCTAGCTGCGGCGAGAGATCTTCGGTATGACCGCTGAACCAGAACGCTTCGCCGGTATCCATGACCGTTTTGGTCAACTTGCCGAGCAGCGTGATCTGATTGGAGCGAGCGTCGAAGACGTCTTGCCCGCTGACCGCTTCGACCCGCCAACGACGTCCGCGACGGAGCGCGACGCTAACGCGGTCGCAACCGATCAGGCGGCG is part of the Blastopirellula sediminis genome and harbors:
- a CDS encoding efflux RND transporter periplasmic adaptor subunit, which produces MTLAILLLAAAVGQVPASPSSAGDVVVDHCLVSLLDQVNVPAQETGMLVTIPAYRGRIVVDGDLLAQIDDRTAAKQAEIAKFRHDKATTEAANDIDVRYATKAAEVALKEHEVFEQSNKESRGTISKIQLDKAWLAYQRAVLQIEQAAMNQKIAGLAAAESRAEMEGAEMVMDRCRTESPINGVVVQVYRQEGEWVRPGDPLLRIIGLQWLKVEGTLDADQHDPSQLIHRPVTVTVRTPSGMQQFSGFVNFVSPEIDATGAFDISAVVENRQTDKGYWALAPGDIAGITVHIDRQPVPQTELERFRNRNEKSAALTEN
- a CDS encoding HlyD family efflux transporter periplasmic adaptor subunit; this encodes MSSESSSVNPESLESTKRQIRSLIQEIAALSKQNVPPEDYFREMLPKVVSALAAIGGAAWIYDEKRRPRLIYQVNLTRSLVDPEDNDGIRHLRLIEEMFKGAPGQLLPPQSGSIEEGASGNPTNSLLVIAPIKNEDQEVEGVIEIFQRPDSQPASQRGYLRFLEQMCGLTTEWFKTRQLKDYSDRQSLWAKIEQFSRAVHENLDLRQTAYTIANEGRRLIGCDRVSVALRRGRRWRVEAVSGQDVFDARSNQITLLGKLTKTVMDTGEAFWFSGHTEDLSPQLETAVHDYVDESHTKTIAIIPLRRPEHATDAKEKIEGEEEREYQGEILGALIVEQIEDSSNQAEFRKGVELISEHSCRALANAIDYNNIPLTPLWRLLAKSRVLVEARNLPKTVGATVAVIAAAVALCVIQVPFRLSGSATLTPVEKRDIFVREEGEVIDVPVKHGQIVEAGQLVAQLRNRDLDMQYERLVGEQSKAEQSLRGLIHRRNFAKDDDEKRQLAVDLALAEMEVAKLNDQMALLAQKQQFLEVRSPIAGEVVSWDVRDSLMQRPVSPGQILMTVVDPNQDWVLEVKMPEKRLQHIVKAQQEMGEDLDVTYIMASQPGTQLAGKVIEIQRLAQADPDEGQIVRIKVAINKEKLMEAIPQLRTGATATAKINCGTASLGYTWLHEVWEFVQSRLLF